The Drosophila gunungcola strain Sukarami chromosome 3L unlocalized genomic scaffold, Dgunungcola_SK_2 000003F, whole genome shotgun sequence genome contains a region encoding:
- the LOC128258052 gene encoding LOW QUALITY PROTEIN: peptidoglycan-recognition protein LC (The sequence of the model RefSeq protein was modified relative to this genomic sequence to represent the inferred CDS: deleted 2 bases in 2 codons), whose amino-acid sequence MHLSNETEMNQCPKTKRRLIDPSAPKNCSTSSTDSGVILNDNAATFRPEKETKKETKDGGSDEGQFQSKSDAKTEPKRISIEHTVNITKENAGKSSSPTVSIRSTTISIVSIDENAIDSSCIDSDSEADDAEDYTVQKLGHQVTYPPNSSHLRDLNQGLTVISHQVGPGQASVPPPNPMEAGVVAKQILNGSLAVATPTSPPGGAAQGIGSIALTNSTDVTFGDKHFYEGPVTIQQFLIDNRDKWKAGEGPGGGQDNPAFNGGATVNGSAPGSKLDDPAQTPPLCPFLPNTIGRKAVTITVVFVLLTTLLGIVLATTTNIFGKTLNQNLDNIGGGLILRFVERQQWLAQPPQRTVPDLVQPVKMVIVLPTNSDNCTTQAQCVFRVRLRQSFDIESVQEDDIVFNFLIGGDGNVYVGRGWDQVGAHMPGYNSKSLSLAYIGSFQTLKPSDKQLSVTRLLLAKGVKLGKLDPNYRLTAASKLEPSLTQYKADALYQSFGNWTHWS is encoded by the exons ATGCATTTAAGCAATGAAACGGAAATGAACCAATGTCCCAAGACGAAACGTAGACTCATAGATCCTTCTGCCCCCAAAAACTGCAGTACTTCGTCGACGGACTCGGGTGTTATACTGAACGATAATGCGGCAACATTCCGGCCGGAGAAGGAGACGAAGAAGGAGACCAAAGACGGGGGGTCGGACGAAGGGCAGTTCcaatcaaaatcggatgcgAAAACGGAACCCAAGCGTATCAGCATCGAGCACACTGTGAATATAACAAAGGAAAATGCTGGAAAGTCATCTTCGCCGACGGTTTCCATACGGAGCACCACCATTTCCATTGTGTCCATCGATGAGAAC GCGATCGACTCCAGTTGTATTGATAGTGATTCGGAGGCCGACGATGCCGAGGATTACACGGTCCAGAAGCTGGGTCACCAGGTCACCTACCCGCCCAACAGTTCCCACCTGCGCGACCTCAATCAGGGTCTGACGGTGATCAGTCACCAGGTGGGTCCCGGCCAGGCGTCAGTCCCACCTCCGAATCCCATGGAGGCTGGTGTCGTGGCCAAGCAAATATTGAACGGCAGTCTGGccgtggccacgcccacttctCCGCCGGGCGGAGCAGCCCAGGGAATCGGGAGCATCGCGCTGACCAACTCCACGGACGTGACCTTCGGCGACAAGCATTTCTACGAGGGACCCGTCACGATACAGCAGTTTCTCATCGACAATCGGGACAAGTGGAAAGCGGGCGAGGGCCCAGGAGGCGGTCAGGATAATCCCGCCTTTAATGGTGGCGCTACAGTGAATGGGAGTGCGCCGG GTTCCAAATTGGATGATCCGGCGCAGACGCCACCTCTCTGCCCCTTTCTACCCAACACTATTGGGCGCAAGGCCGTCACAATAACGGTGGTTTTCGTGCTATTGACCACTCTGCTGGGCATTGTTCTGGCCACAACAACCAACATCTTCGGCAAGACGTTGAACCAAA ATCTGGACAACATTGGTGGCGGCTTGATACTGCGGTTTGTGGAGCGTCAACAATGGCTCGCCCAGCCGCCGCAGAGGACGGTACCGGATCTGGTGCAGCCGGTGAAAATGGTCATCGTCCTGCCCACCAACTCGGACAATTGCACCACCCAGGCGCAGTGTGTGTTCCGAGTGCGCCTGCGTCAGTCCTTCGACATTGAGTCGGTGCAGGAGGACGATATAGTCTTCAACTTCCTGATCGGCGGCGATGGCAATGTGTACGTGGGACGTGGCTGGGATCAGGTGGGCGCCCACATGCCCGGCTATAACTCGAAGAGTCTTAGCCTGGCC TACATAGGATCGTTTCAGACCCTCAAGCCGTCGGACAAGCAGCTCAGCGTCACACGTCTTTTGTTGGCCAAGGGAGTGAAGCTGGGCAAACTCGACCCCAACTACCGACTCACAGCGGCCAGTAAGTTAGAGCCAAGTTTGACCCAGTACAAGGCGGATGCCCTCTACCAAAGCTTCGGCAATTGGACTCATTGGTCGTAA
- the LOC128258055 gene encoding peptidoglycan-recognition protein SD-like, with the protein MDNFNWPQLGYNFLVGGDGRIYEGRGWNYEGAHTRDNNNNSIGISFMGKFQRNEPSQKSLDACQLLIDQGVRLKKLSLDYQLLGHRQITGTLMPGEALYRIIQTWPHWLNLTKTGPDLHMTQ; encoded by the coding sequence ATGGACAACTTTAACTGGCCTCAATTGGGATACAACTTCCTAGTGGGCGGGGATGGACGTATTTACGAGGGGCGTGGCTGGAACTACGAGGGCGCCCATACGcgggacaacaacaacaacagcatcgGTATTAGCTTTATGGGAAAATTTCAACGCAACGAACCATCGCAGAAATCATTGGACGCCTGTCAGTTGCTCATTGATCAAGGTGTCCGCCTTAAAAAACTAAGTCTCGACTACCAACTTTTGGGACATCGGCAGATAACAGGCACCTTAATGCCTGGCGAGGCGCTCTACAGGATCATCCAGACTTGGCCGCACTGGCTCAACTTGACAAAGACGGGACCCGACCTACATATGACCCAGTAG
- the LOC128258260 gene encoding peptidoglycan-recognition protein LF-like: MIDREEWGAKEPISRDYLNLPAQNVVIHHTATEQCQSKDDCIHRVHTLQDFHIRIRDWHDIGLNFLVGGDGEIYEGRGWDVRGQPLRGFESVSISIAFIGTFTNVEPPEQQVEALKRLMHDGVRRKKLQPNYMIYAQRQFEPTESPGQKLYELMKQWPRWSTIMKHIH; encoded by the exons ATGATCGATCGTGAAGAGTGGGGAGCTAAGGAACCCATATCCAGGGACTATTTAAATCTGCCAGCTCAAAACGTGGTTATTCATCACACAGCAACTGAGCAGTGCCAATCGAAG GATGATTGCATACACCGCGTGCATACTCTGCAAGACTTCCACATAAGGATCAGGGATTGGCATGATATTGGCCTAAATTTCCTTGTGGGCGGCGATGGAGAGATTTATGAGGGGCGTGGCTGGGATGTACGAGGTCAGCCATTGAGGGGTTTCGAATCCGTATCCATTAGCATTGCATTTATTGGAACTTTTACAAATGTGGAGCCACCAGAGCAACAAGTGGAGGCTTTGAAACGACTCATGCACGACGGAGTTCGGCGAAAGAAGTTGCAGCCAAATTACATGATCTACGCTCAGCGTCAATTTGAGCCCACTGAAAGTCCTGGCCAGAAACTTTACGAGCTTATGAAGCAGTGGCCCCGCTGGTCAACCATTATGAAGCACATTCATTAA